From Prionailurus bengalensis isolate Pbe53 chromosome F2, Fcat_Pben_1.1_paternal_pri, whole genome shotgun sequence, one genomic window encodes:
- the ZNF572 gene encoding zinc finger protein 572 — protein sequence MEQEQKLLISDFSGFTERESLKSPFPGDASKNHLETVQHNSKADKESASKRSKRDGPQNCKHEDIEESPLMSSQGNEIWCSDSYEKDGKSENQGNSAGEEEEKPSHWGWAPGERRSASVQQNSTSRDRPYKCAECWKSFNNSSHLRIHQRTHSGEKPYKCSECGKCFSNSSHLIQHLRTHTGEKPYQCGECGKSFSNTSHLIIHERTHTGEKPYKCPECGKSFSSSSHLIQHHRSHTGEKPYECPVCGKCFSHSYVLIEHQRIHTGEKPYTCPDCGKSFSQSSSLIRHQRTHTGEKPYKCLECGKSFGCNSTLIKHQRIHTGEKPYQCTECGQSFSRSSNLIAHRKTHAGEKPCESPEYEESLSRNCSALEECGLQPGEKPYKCCECGKRFGLSSHLIRHQRTHTGEKPYRCSECWKTFSQSSTLVIHQRTHTGERPYKCPDCGEGFSQSFNLIRHRRTHVGEKPYKCTDCDKRFSRSAYLTQHRKTHLEKSCESPEVSDFPPGWTWKNCPGEMALISSFSVPRPSSS from the exons ATGGAGCAAGAGCAAAAACTGTTGATCTCAGATTTTAGTGGCTTCACGGAGAGGGAGAGTTTGAAAAGCCCTTTTCCAG GAGATGCAAGTAAGAATCATTTGGAAACTGTACAACACAACTCCAAGGCAGATAAAGAGAGCGCCTCAAAACGGTCTAAGAGAGATGGCCCACAAAATTGTAAGCATGAGGATATAGAAGAAAGTCCATTGATGTCGTCCCAAGGCAATGAGATCTGGTGCAGTGATTCCTATGAGAAGGACGGCAAGTCAGAGAATCAGGGAAATTCtgcaggagaagaagaagaaaaacccaGTCACTGGGGATGGGCTCCCGGGGAACGCCGCAGTGCCTCTGTCCAGCAGAATTCGACCTCCAGGGACAGACCCTACAAGTGTGCTGAATGTTGGAAAAGCTTCAATAACAGCTCTCATTTGCGTATTCACCAGAGGACCCACTCAGGAGAAAAACCTTATAAATGTTCTGAGTGTGGGAAATGCTTCAGTAACAGCTCTCACCTGATTCAGCACCTGAGAACACACACAGGCGAGAAGCCCTACCAGTGTGGCGAGTGTGGGAAAAGCTTCAGCAATACCTCCCATCTAATCATTCACGAGAGGACTCACACGGGAGAGAAACCCTACAAATGTCCCGAGTGTGGGAAGAGCTTTAGTAGCAGCTCCCACCTTATTCAGCACCACAGGTCGCATACCGGCGAGAAGCCCTACGAATGTCCCGTGTGTGGGAAATGCTTCAGCCACAGCTACGTCCTCATAGAACATCAGAGGATTCACACGGGAGAAAAACCTTATACGTGTCCTGACTGTGGAAAGAGTTTTAGTCAGAGTTCTAGCCTGATTCGCCACCAGCGGACACACACGGGAGAGAAGCCCTACAAATGTCTCGAGTGCGGGAAAAGCTTCGGTTGTAATTCGACTCTCATAAAGCACCAGAGGATTCACACAGGAGAAAAACCGTATCAGTGTACAGAATGCGGCCAGAGCTTCAGTCGAAGTTCGAACCTAATCGCACACCGGAAAACACACGCAGGAGAGAAGCCCTGTGAAAGTCCCGAATATGAAGAAAGTTTGAGTCGGAACTGCAGTGCGTTAGAAGAGTGTGGACTCCAGCCTGGGGAGAAACCCTACAAGTGTTGTGAGTGCGGAAAGCGTTTCGGTCTCAGCTCCCATCTCATTAGACACCAGAgaacacacacaggagagaagccGTACAGGTGTTCGGAGTGTTGGAAAACTTTCAGTCAGAGTTCCACCCTGGTGATTCACCAGAGGACGCACACGGGAGAGAGACCTTACAAGTGTCCCGACTGCGGCGAGGGCTTCAGCCAGAGCTTTAATCTCATCCGGCACCGGAGGACTCACGtgggagagaaaccttacaaatgcaCCGACTGTGACAAGCGCTTCAGCAGAAGTGCCTATCTCACTCAGCATCGGAAGACGCACCTAGAAAAGTCTTGCGAGTCTCCTGAAGTCAGTGATTTTCCTCCTGGGTGGACTTGGAAAAACTGTCCAGGGGAAATGGCCCTCATCTCTTCCTTTTCAGTCCCACGTCCATCTTCCTCTTGA